A section of the Carya illinoinensis cultivar Pawnee chromosome 12, C.illinoinensisPawnee_v1, whole genome shotgun sequence genome encodes:
- the LOC122289301 gene encoding uncharacterized protein LOC122289301: protein MATSSLELIKLNVDGAIFFYRYKAEVGIILRGTKGDIVMFASKLEAKAQDLAIIKLLAMFWGLQLCANMRIANLILESDCLMMVDELQNVIDSHYPQRVLVQETKRLTQLFRDCRVKHINQLGNETAHRLACYAWNVENIEMWWDIVPVDVSQALWLDKNTL from the coding sequence ATGGCAACCTCCTCCCTAGAACTCATAAAGCTAAATGTAGATggtgcaatatttttttatcgttATAAGGCAGAGGTGGGTATCATTCTCAGAGGCACCAAAGGGGACATTGTTATGTTTGCTAGCAAGTTGGAAGCTAAGGCCCAAGATCTTGCAATTATCAAACTCCTAGCCATGTTCTGGGGCTTACAACTATGTGCAAATATGAGGATTGCTAATCTCATTCTTGAAAGTGATTGTTTGATGATGGTTGACGAGCTCCAAAATGTTATTGATTCACACTACCCACAAAGAGTCTTAGTTCAAGAAACAAAGAGACTTACACAACTTTTTAGAGATTGCAGAGTTAAACATATTAATCAACTAGGGAATGAAACAGCACATAGGCTTGCCTGTTATGCTTGGAATGTTGAAAACATTGAGATGTGGTGGGATATTGTTCCTGTTGATGTATCCCAGGCCCTTTGGCTAGACAAAAACACTTTGTAA